The proteins below come from a single Bacilli bacterium genomic window:
- a CDS encoding MetS family NSS transporter small subunit yields MSGGAIGMFIFGAVLLWGGLALTISIALAKKGKKSA; encoded by the coding sequence ATGAGTGGAGGAGCGATCGGGATGTTTATTTTCGGAGCGGTTCTGCTGTGGGGCGGACTCGCTTTGACGATCTCCATTGCGCTGGCGAAAAAAGGCAAAAAATCGGCATAA
- a CDS encoding AzlD domain-containing protein: MNQEALLIVLGMALVTYIPRMLPLVVLQHLKLPAFLRRQMELIPYAVLGALIFPGVLYSTASIWSAVAGATVAVLLSLLRANLLLIVLGSIAAVYAVEAIYL, translated from the coding sequence ATGAATCAGGAAGCGCTCTTAATCGTCCTTGGCATGGCGCTCGTTACTTACATTCCGCGCATGCTGCCGCTCGTGGTGTTGCAACATTTGAAACTGCCTGCTTTTTTGCGGCGGCAAATGGAATTGATTCCGTATGCGGTGTTGGGCGCTCTCATATTCCCCGGCGTTTTATACTCGACCGCCAGCATTTGGTCGGCTGTCGCCGGCGCAACCGTCGCCGTCTTGCTTTCCCTGTTGCGCGCCAATTTATTGCTCATCGTGCTGGGAAGCATCGCCGCCGTTTACGCTGTGGAAGCCATATATTTGTGA